A region from the Brevibacterium paucivorans genome encodes:
- a CDS encoding DUF7059 domain-containing protein: MLTIDQTTGNTLRHALNHHRFTPTGLRELWGADIDDALTRNNAAPARWFLTGRTDPLSVLANLFVCATTMDAEVVRTSLGAHLFDSAAATGALLERDGTVHAPFALRAIEVPPGLSDQANEPTPDSASDHIWLFSDHGTLTRDEPVAGDFVLGVGGAGRTLLNITPRTPARTALDLGAGCGIQAIALARHCDHVIATDISPRALAFTRANATLNGAHNIETRQGSLFEPTPEQFDLIVSNPPFVITPQGHTTTLEYRDGGHTGDQLMRTLLAQLPDHLTTSGVACLLGNWEITHATNEDPANPTDPTEAPTHWVPNTVDISVIEREQLTPAHYAETWIRDGGVVPGSSRWNADTDAWLDDFASRGVTRIAFGWIQVRARAAEAEGATGAPIRHFEFRPGPLGANPGGIAQFLDVRFDLIQWLNQADDNELLDTAFIRNEGVVEHRHFTPGDESPTTITIEVGTGFAREMTVDTAFAGCIGVADGSLTLRAVAHALAQLLDVEPDMLASQLVAQVREAVVSGILYPNS, from the coding sequence GTGCTCACGATTGATCAGACCACCGGCAACACCCTGCGCCACGCCCTGAACCACCACCGGTTCACCCCCACCGGCCTGCGCGAACTGTGGGGCGCAGACATCGACGACGCCCTCACCCGCAACAACGCCGCCCCCGCCCGCTGGTTCCTGACCGGTCGTACGGACCCGCTTTCGGTGCTGGCGAACCTTTTCGTGTGCGCGACCACCATGGACGCCGAGGTCGTCCGCACCTCCCTTGGCGCCCACCTTTTCGACTCGGCAGCCGCAACCGGCGCTCTTCTCGAACGCGACGGCACAGTACACGCCCCCTTCGCCCTCCGCGCCATCGAAGTGCCACCGGGGCTAAGCGACCAAGCAAACGAACCCACCCCTGACAGCGCATCAGACCACATCTGGCTCTTCTCCGACCACGGAACCCTCACCCGCGACGAACCCGTCGCCGGTGACTTCGTGTTAGGCGTGGGCGGTGCCGGGCGCACCCTCCTCAACATCACCCCACGCACCCCCGCGCGCACCGCGCTTGACCTGGGTGCCGGGTGCGGCATTCAAGCCATCGCGCTAGCCCGCCACTGCGACCACGTCATCGCCACCGATATCTCGCCCCGCGCGCTCGCCTTCACCCGCGCCAACGCCACGCTCAACGGCGCCCACAACATCGAAACCCGCCAAGGCTCCCTCTTCGAACCCACCCCAGAACAATTCGACCTCATCGTCTCCAACCCACCCTTCGTCATCACTCCACAAGGCCATACCACCACACTGGAATACCGCGACGGCGGCCACACCGGCGACCAACTGATGCGCACGCTGCTAGCCCAGCTGCCGGACCATCTCACCACCTCGGGCGTGGCATGCCTGCTGGGCAACTGGGAAATCACGCACGCCACCAACGAAGACCCCGCAAACCCCACAGACCCCACCGAAGCCCCCACCCACTGGGTCCCCAACACCGTCGACATCAGCGTCATCGAACGCGAACAACTCACCCCCGCCCACTACGCTGAAACGTGGATTCGCGACGGGGGAGTGGTGCCCGGCAGCTCCCGCTGGAACGCGGACACGGACGCGTGGCTTGACGACTTCGCCTCCCGAGGTGTCACCCGGATCGCGTTCGGGTGGATCCAGGTGCGGGCCCGGGCTGCGGAAGCCGAAGGTGCAACAGGTGCCCCCATCCGCCACTTCGAATTCCGCCCCGGCCCGCTGGGCGCCAACCCCGGAGGAATCGCACAGTTCCTCGACGTGCGCTTCGACCTCATCCAGTGGCTCAACCAGGCAGACGACAACGAACTGCTCGACACCGCGTTCATCCGCAACGAAGGCGTTGTCGAACACCGCCACTTCACCCCCGGCGACGAATCCCCCACCACCATCACCATCGAAGTCGGAACCGGGTTCGCCCGCGAAATGACCGTGGACACCGCGTTCGCCGGTTGCATCGGAGTCGCAGACGGCAGCCTCACCCTCCGGGCAGTGGCCCACGCCCTCGCCCAGTTGCTTGACGTGGAGCCTGATATGCTCGCGTCGCAACTCGTAGCGCAGGTTCGTGAAGCGGTTGTCAGTGGTATCTTGTACCCCAACTCATAA
- the topA gene encoding type I DNA topoisomerase yields MPTTQPRRLVIVESPTKARTIVGYLGDGYDVEASVGHIRDLPQPSELPADMKKGPYGKFAVDVDNGFDPYYRVDPGKKKKVTELKKLLKDADELYLATDEDREGEAIAWHLIEVLKPKIPVKRMVFHEITPEAINRALENTRELDINLVDAQETRRILDRLYGYEVSPVLWRKVRAGLSAGRVQSVATRLVVERERERMKFIPADYWDLDLALSLPDAADGEEFAAKLTTYLGQKVAAGRDFDDAGQLKKASSQVVVLGKDDATKLATVLNAGAPLSVSGLETKPYSRRPAAPFTTSTLQQEAGRKLRMSSRQAMRVAQSLYENGYITYMRTDSSALSAEAVAAARKQVTELYGPEYVPGSPRMYAKKQKGAQEAHEAIRPAGDSFRTPAQVQGKLSSDEFKLYDLIWKRTVASQMADAKGSTATMKITADLSTHLGDGATAGMTASGTVITFRGFLAAYEEGRDATRYDSGDAGSRLPQVTEGQELAVHSAEAAGHTTAPPPRYTEASLVKRLEELGIGRPSTYAAIISTIQDRGYVRPRGNALVPSWLAFSVVRLLEEHFGGLVDYQFTADLETELDHIAAGELDRTQWLSDFYFGTGAAGATVTDGPGGDQPAGDHPGLKPTVDDLGDIDAREVNTVQIADDVTLRVGRYGPYLEVPSDDPEKPKRVSVPDDLAPDELTAEKARELIETQGDGDRELGVDPETGHTIVAKNGRFGPYVTEVLPESDTPAKRGTKKPKPRTASLFKSMDLQTVGLEEALKLLSLPRVVGQDQEGVDITAQNGRYGPYLKKGTDSRSLESEEQIFSITVEEALAIYAQPKTRGGRKAATPLKEFGEDPETKKPVVVKDGRFGPYVTDGTTNATLRKDDSVETITAERAFQLLAEKRAKGPAKKRTTAKKTTAKKSTAKKTTAAKKSTTRKTTATKTTAKKTATTKKS; encoded by the coding sequence GTGCCAACCACTCAGCCACGTCGCCTCGTTATTGTGGAGTCACCCACAAAGGCCCGCACAATCGTTGGATACCTGGGCGACGGCTACGATGTGGAAGCGTCCGTAGGCCACATCCGTGACCTGCCCCAACCTTCAGAACTCCCGGCCGACATGAAAAAAGGCCCCTACGGCAAGTTCGCCGTCGACGTGGACAACGGCTTCGACCCCTACTACCGGGTGGACCCCGGCAAGAAGAAAAAGGTCACCGAACTCAAGAAACTCCTCAAGGACGCCGACGAACTCTACCTCGCAACCGATGAGGACCGCGAAGGTGAAGCCATCGCATGGCACCTCATCGAAGTGCTCAAACCAAAGATCCCCGTCAAGCGCATGGTCTTCCACGAAATCACACCGGAAGCCATCAACCGCGCACTAGAAAACACGCGCGAACTCGACATCAACCTCGTCGACGCCCAAGAAACCCGCCGCATCCTCGACCGTCTATACGGCTACGAAGTATCGCCGGTTCTGTGGCGCAAGGTCCGCGCCGGGCTGTCCGCCGGTCGCGTCCAGTCCGTTGCCACCCGCCTGGTCGTTGAGCGTGAACGTGAACGCATGAAGTTCATCCCCGCCGACTACTGGGACCTCGACCTGGCACTATCCCTGCCCGACGCCGCCGACGGTGAAGAATTCGCCGCCAAACTCACCACCTACCTGGGCCAAAAGGTCGCCGCTGGGCGCGACTTCGACGACGCCGGTCAGCTGAAAAAGGCCAGCTCACAGGTGGTCGTGCTGGGCAAGGACGACGCCACCAAACTCGCCACCGTGCTCAACGCCGGCGCGCCTCTGAGTGTTTCCGGGCTCGAAACCAAACCGTACTCACGCCGGCCCGCCGCCCCGTTCACCACCTCAACCCTGCAACAGGAAGCCGGCCGTAAACTCCGCATGAGTTCCCGCCAGGCCATGCGCGTTGCCCAGTCGCTGTATGAAAACGGGTACATCACATATATGCGTACGGACTCCTCGGCCCTGTCCGCCGAGGCCGTCGCCGCGGCCCGCAAGCAAGTCACCGAACTCTACGGGCCCGAATACGTCCCCGGCTCCCCACGGATGTACGCCAAGAAACAGAAGGGCGCGCAGGAAGCGCACGAAGCGATCCGTCCCGCAGGTGACTCGTTCCGCACGCCCGCCCAGGTGCAGGGCAAACTGTCCAGCGACGAGTTCAAGCTCTACGACCTGATCTGGAAGCGCACGGTCGCCTCCCAGATGGCCGACGCAAAAGGCTCCACCGCCACCATGAAAATCACCGCCGACCTCAGCACTCACCTCGGGGACGGGGCAACGGCGGGCATGACCGCCTCGGGAACGGTCATCACCTTCCGCGGATTCCTCGCAGCCTACGAAGAAGGCCGCGACGCAACCCGCTACGACTCCGGTGACGCCGGTTCACGCCTCCCACAAGTCACGGAAGGCCAAGAACTCGCCGTCCACTCCGCAGAAGCCGCGGGGCACACAACCGCGCCACCACCTCGGTACACGGAAGCCAGCCTGGTCAAACGGCTCGAAGAACTGGGGATCGGGCGCCCGTCCACCTACGCCGCCATCATCTCCACGATCCAAGACCGCGGATACGTGCGCCCGCGCGGAAACGCTCTGGTGCCCAGCTGGCTCGCGTTCTCCGTGGTCAGGCTGCTTGAAGAACACTTCGGCGGGCTGGTGGACTACCAGTTCACCGCCGACCTGGAAACGGAACTTGACCACATCGCCGCAGGTGAACTCGACCGCACGCAGTGGCTCTCCGACTTCTACTTTGGAACCGGTGCCGCCGGCGCTACGGTCACTGACGGCCCTGGCGGTGACCAGCCCGCTGGCGACCACCCGGGACTCAAACCAACCGTGGACGACCTCGGTGACATTGACGCCCGCGAAGTCAACACAGTACAGATCGCTGACGACGTGACCCTGCGCGTGGGACGGTACGGACCATACCTGGAAGTCCCCAGCGACGACCCAGAAAAACCCAAGCGCGTTTCCGTGCCAGACGACCTGGCTCCGGACGAACTCACGGCCGAAAAAGCCCGCGAACTCATCGAAACCCAGGGCGACGGCGACCGCGAACTTGGCGTGGACCCGGAAACCGGGCACACGATCGTTGCTAAGAACGGGCGCTTTGGCCCCTACGTCACCGAGGTGCTACCAGAATCAGACACCCCCGCCAAACGCGGCACCAAGAAGCCAAAGCCACGCACCGCCTCGCTGTTTAAGTCCATGGACCTGCAGACCGTGGGGCTCGAAGAAGCACTGAAACTTCTGAGCCTGCCCCGGGTTGTTGGCCAGGACCAAGAAGGCGTGGACATCACCGCGCAAAACGGACGCTACGGGCCGTACCTGAAGAAGGGAACCGACTCGCGATCGTTGGAATCCGAAGAGCAGATTTTCAGCATCACAGTCGAAGAAGCACTGGCGATCTACGCGCAACCCAAGACGCGCGGCGGGCGCAAAGCGGCGACTCCGCTCAAGGAATTCGGCGAAGACCCCGAAACCAAGAAGCCCGTCGTTGTCAAAGACGGTCGCTTTGGCCCCTACGTCACCGACGGCACCACCAACGCGACCCTGCGTAAAGACGACTCGGTAGAGACCATCACCGCAGAACGCGCATTCCAGCTCCTAGCCGAAAAACGCGCCAAGGGGCCCGCCAAGAAGCGCACCACCGCGAAGAAGACGACTGCAAAGAAGAGCACAGCGAAGAAGACCACCGCGGCCAAGAAGTCCACTACCCGCAAGACCACAGCGACTAAGACCACTGCCAAGAAAACAGCAACCACCAAGAAGAGCTAA
- a CDS encoding lipoate--protein ligase family protein produces the protein MSQNLDYIADTSAGAIRDLGVARALLDDIRNGTRGPTLRIYQPQPTVAFGARDRFADGFPQATQAARAHGFTPALRTLGGRAAAYHLGSLVLDHLEPASTLYGKTQERFTQFGDLYASALRTLGVDARIGEIPGEYCPGEFSVNAAGRIKIIGTAQRVTNKGWLFSSSVIVTDPQPIRACLTDVEAALGVDWDPQTGGALSELHPGITVEDVKDAFLAAYATEWDIRETALTSDVTQASRAYDERHRVE, from the coding sequence ATGTCACAGAACTTGGATTACATAGCGGACACCAGCGCGGGAGCTATTCGCGACCTCGGCGTTGCCCGGGCCCTTCTTGACGACATCCGAAACGGAACCCGCGGACCTACCCTGAGGATCTACCAACCCCAACCCACGGTGGCGTTTGGTGCCCGGGACCGGTTCGCAGACGGTTTCCCACAGGCAACCCAGGCGGCCCGCGCTCACGGTTTTACCCCTGCACTGCGGACCCTTGGGGGACGCGCGGCGGCGTACCACCTCGGGAGTTTAGTGCTTGACCATTTGGAACCGGCCAGCACGCTGTACGGCAAGACCCAGGAGCGGTTCACACAGTTTGGTGATCTCTACGCCTCAGCGTTGCGCACGCTGGGTGTGGATGCGCGCATTGGCGAGATTCCGGGTGAGTACTGCCCGGGCGAGTTTTCGGTCAACGCGGCCGGGCGCATCAAGATCATTGGTACAGCGCAACGGGTGACCAACAAGGGGTGGCTGTTTTCGTCCTCGGTGATTGTGACGGACCCGCAGCCCATCCGCGCGTGTCTGACCGATGTCGAAGCCGCCCTGGGCGTGGACTGGGACCCGCAGACCGGTGGTGCGTTGAGTGAGCTCCACCCGGGCATCACGGTTGAGGACGTCAAAGACGCGTTCCTGGCCGCCTACGCCACGGAGTGGGATATTCGCGAAACTGCGCTCACCAGCGATGTCACCCAGGCCTCCCGCGCATATGACGAGAGGCACCGGGTGGAGTGA
- the tmk gene encoding dTMP kinase, with translation MDTQTVLSKPHAGTIGHAALEVGAWLVALSSAAISFAIVGIHGFGGAMEISRYGELTQLQRDGGFNSSFAVPGLLAFFALSVVGVLIPPKKLTQLKESIRSQLLTLFAAATACVSVVVVFIPTYWLTLVVAALLGMLVGVLAAHAPELHTKPWRTGGLAVGIFLLVTYYFELEHGVPAGAHALRWLLFVGAILLIAAALMVLVFPLSSNRDIDDLHTFPHTLAIKRSRGHMSIAFPWACYALFAVLGALFILPLPATVDGGYGQGAVGLMIAAVLLGWAAGYESGPTFAPGMTRPRLTAFALVAAGLFMIFAGLINELSGKAVVMALTAFSVGVGVRAQKYEFSRRVGLAVGMLLATLLCGLNITFDLNLSPVTTWVLSASGVAFSAIGLLAFATGILAIFLFSPMGVRGMGVDLMNAFQVPGDTSSNVAPQALAVSEDQETRVLPGATASADEPKETGANSLAVPEPVAPSTGLFIAIEGGDGAGKTTQIRNLVDHLESRGFEPVIATREPGGTPVGQSIRSVLLDGEAVSPKSEALLYAADRAHHVATLINQHLDQGGAVITDRYIDSSLAYQAGGRELSEDDVLSLSRWATSGLVPNLTLVLDIDPRVAAERMGSREDANHLDKQSLEFKDRVRQGFLRLAEAEPERYAVIPAGRSVNEVAEHIQRVVDAVIDGGESADVADTFEPIAPRGVFEGVPTERMSPEDAQKAVDENRYAEPPQFLTEPIDVDGAEDADSAEGTGSTEDTENAATTVLPQRPKPEVVPKSAGSKGSTRAMAEPETPETPEKPKNTAESDETYRAKLQRQSMIEQQARQRLRDARRNS, from the coding sequence GTGGATACTCAAACTGTTCTATCTAAGCCACACGCCGGAACTATTGGCCACGCTGCGCTCGAAGTTGGGGCGTGGCTCGTCGCACTGAGTTCAGCGGCGATTTCGTTCGCAATCGTGGGTATTCACGGGTTCGGCGGGGCCATGGAGATCAGCCGCTACGGCGAACTCACCCAGCTCCAACGTGACGGCGGGTTCAACTCCTCATTTGCTGTGCCAGGCCTGCTCGCGTTCTTCGCGCTTTCAGTAGTGGGCGTTCTCATTCCGCCTAAAAAACTGACGCAACTGAAAGAATCCATCCGCTCTCAGCTACTTACGCTCTTTGCGGCAGCAACTGCGTGTGTATCAGTCGTTGTCGTATTCATCCCCACGTACTGGCTGACCTTGGTCGTGGCCGCACTGCTGGGCATGTTGGTGGGCGTGCTCGCGGCCCACGCGCCTGAACTTCACACCAAACCGTGGCGCACCGGTGGTCTGGCTGTTGGTATCTTCCTGCTGGTCACGTACTACTTTGAGCTCGAACACGGTGTCCCAGCCGGCGCCCACGCTCTGCGCTGGCTGTTGTTCGTAGGTGCGATCCTGCTCATCGCAGCAGCACTCATGGTGCTGGTGTTCCCGCTGTCCTCAAACCGCGACATCGACGACCTTCACACATTCCCGCACACGCTGGCCATCAAACGCTCCCGCGGTCACATGTCGATCGCGTTCCCATGGGCCTGCTACGCACTGTTTGCTGTCCTGGGTGCGCTGTTCATTCTTCCTCTGCCTGCCACCGTGGACGGTGGTTACGGGCAGGGTGCTGTTGGGTTGATGATCGCAGCCGTGCTCTTGGGATGGGCCGCCGGATACGAATCAGGCCCGACCTTCGCACCCGGCATGACCCGGCCACGTCTGACAGCGTTCGCGCTGGTCGCTGCCGGTCTGTTCATGATCTTTGCGGGTCTCATCAACGAACTGTCCGGAAAAGCCGTCGTCATGGCACTCACCGCGTTCAGCGTAGGCGTGGGTGTACGTGCGCAAAAATACGAATTCTCACGACGTGTAGGCCTTGCCGTGGGCATGCTTTTGGCCACGCTACTCTGTGGCCTCAACATCACGTTCGACCTCAACTTGTCACCCGTGACCACCTGGGTGCTCTCGGCATCGGGAGTTGCCTTCAGCGCGATCGGACTTCTGGCCTTTGCAACCGGAATCTTGGCGATCTTCTTGTTCTCACCCATGGGCGTGCGCGGAATGGGTGTTGACCTCATGAACGCGTTCCAAGTGCCCGGCGACACCTCATCCAACGTCGCACCACAAGCCCTCGCAGTCTCTGAAGACCAAGAAACACGCGTGCTGCCAGGTGCTACCGCCTCGGCGGACGAACCTAAGGAAACCGGCGCCAACTCACTGGCGGTTCCAGAACCCGTCGCGCCCTCCACTGGGCTGTTCATCGCGATCGAAGGTGGGGACGGGGCCGGCAAAACCACCCAGATCCGCAACCTAGTCGACCACCTGGAATCCCGCGGATTTGAGCCTGTCATTGCGACCCGCGAACCCGGTGGCACACCTGTGGGGCAGTCGATTCGCAGTGTGCTGCTCGATGGTGAAGCCGTTTCGCCGAAGTCTGAAGCGCTGCTCTACGCAGCCGACCGCGCGCACCACGTCGCGACCCTCATCAACCAGCACCTGGACCAGGGTGGGGCTGTCATTACCGACCGCTACATCGACTCCTCGCTTGCGTACCAAGCCGGAGGTCGTGAGCTGTCTGAGGACGATGTGTTGTCGCTGTCGCGGTGGGCGACCTCGGGGCTGGTGCCAAACCTGACGCTGGTTCTGGACATTGACCCGCGGGTGGCCGCCGAACGCATGGGTAGCCGTGAGGACGCAAACCACCTGGACAAACAGAGCCTGGAATTTAAGGACCGTGTGCGCCAAGGGTTCTTGCGGTTGGCAGAAGCCGAGCCTGAAAGGTACGCGGTGATTCCGGCGGGACGCTCAGTCAACGAGGTAGCCGAACACATCCAGCGCGTCGTCGACGCCGTGATCGACGGGGGTGAATCCGCAGACGTCGCCGACACGTTTGAACCGATCGCCCCCCGCGGCGTGTTCGAAGGTGTTCCAACCGAACGGATGTCACCTGAAGACGCCCAAAAAGCAGTCGACGAAAACCGTTACGCTGAACCTCCACAGTTCCTCACCGAACCGATCGACGTTGACGGTGCTGAAGACGCTGACAGCGCGGAAGGTACTGGCAGCACTGAAGACACAGAAAATGCTGCCACCACCGTTCTGCCACAGCGACCCAAACCTGAGGTCGTGCCAAAATCTGCGGGATCAAAGGGATCAACTCGCGCTATGGCAGAGCCGGAAACGCCAGAGACTCCAGAGAAACCTAAAAACACGGCAGAGTCCGATGAAACCTACCGCGCCAAGTTGCAGCGACAGTCCATGATCGAACAGCAGGCGCGTCAACGCCTGCGTGATGCGCGCCGGAATTCATGA
- a CDS encoding DNA polymerase III subunit delta' has translation MTADTHSQMAGTVWADLVGQDAAIATLARAASEPQAMTHAWLLTGPPGSGRSNAAKAFAAALLTPDHGATLSAQAKRALAGTHESMTVMSTQKSVISIDEVRDIVGQAQASPVNADWRVVIIEDADRMTERTSNVLLKAIEEPPPATVWILCAPSPQDVLTTIRSRCRNVNLRIPPVKAIAQLLSTRNGIDPEVAAWAASAAQNHIGRAKYLATNAQAREVREQILRIPLKLDSLGATVRLAGEILDQAATRASDRTKDRNAKEKEELLHTLGVEPGKNPPPAVRSQIKRLEDEQKRRDSRARNDELDAMFLELLALYRDVLMWGMGEKENLINVGDEQLISRIADSSDPVTTLKQIEVLQLARTRLQTNTAPLLIVEAAFIGLSRPWSPAAQATGR, from the coding sequence ATGACGGCTGACACTCACTCCCAAATGGCCGGAACCGTGTGGGCCGACCTCGTGGGCCAGGACGCGGCGATCGCAACCTTGGCACGAGCCGCCAGCGAACCGCAGGCCATGACGCACGCGTGGCTGCTCACTGGGCCGCCAGGATCGGGTCGGTCGAATGCGGCCAAAGCGTTCGCCGCTGCACTCCTGACCCCAGATCACGGCGCAACACTAAGCGCACAAGCCAAACGCGCGCTGGCGGGCACCCACGAATCCATGACGGTGATGTCCACGCAAAAGTCGGTCATCTCAATCGACGAAGTCCGGGATATTGTGGGGCAAGCGCAAGCCTCGCCGGTAAACGCTGACTGGCGTGTGGTCATCATTGAAGACGCCGACCGCATGACAGAACGCACGTCGAACGTGCTACTCAAAGCAATCGAGGAACCCCCACCGGCTACCGTGTGGATCCTGTGCGCGCCCAGCCCCCAAGATGTTCTGACAACCATCCGCTCACGGTGCCGCAACGTGAACCTGCGTATCCCGCCGGTTAAAGCGATCGCACAGTTGCTCAGCACACGCAACGGCATCGACCCGGAAGTGGCGGCGTGGGCGGCATCGGCAGCCCAAAACCATATTGGGCGCGCCAAATACCTAGCGACCAACGCTCAAGCACGTGAGGTGCGGGAACAGATCCTGCGGATCCCACTCAAACTCGACTCCCTGGGCGCTACCGTGCGCTTGGCTGGCGAAATCCTGGACCAAGCAGCAACACGCGCCAGCGACCGCACCAAGGACCGCAACGCCAAGGAAAAAGAAGAACTCCTGCACACGCTTGGAGTCGAACCGGGCAAGAACCCGCCGCCGGCAGTGCGCTCGCAAATCAAACGCCTAGAAGATGAACAGAAGCGACGCGATTCGCGCGCCCGAAACGACGAACTCGACGCCATGTTCCTCGAACTGCTCGCGCTTTACCGCGACGTCCTCATGTGGGGGATGGGCGAAAAAGAGAACCTCATCAACGTGGGAGATGAGCAACTGATCTCGAGAATTGCAGACTCGTCAGACCCAGTGACAACGCTCAAGCAGATTGAAGTTCTGCAACTAGCCCGCACCCGCCTGCAAACAAACACGGCACCGCTCCTCATCGTGGAAGCCGCGTTCATCGGGCTGTCTCGTCCGTGGAGTCCCGCCGCGCAGGCTACCGGTCGCTAG
- a CDS encoding M20 family metallopeptidase: MSAHPNLTTTADLELFIHQFHQTVETESPSNDKAALHRSARLFDALGEGLMGEAAHMEVIDGFPHLVWRFGNGPRRVVLVGHHDTVWPMGTIDDMPFTISGGIIRGPGTDDMKGGVLIAMHALKKVKERLGTLDGVTLLITGDEELGSLTSRDLIERESAHARASLVFESGGPNGEVKVARKGVAIYHLNVTGRAAHAGVEPEKGINATTEIASQVVKIAGLNNPEAGTSVVPSFMQSGTTTNTVPAKATLSIDSRATSAREQQRVDKALRRLRPVIPGAQLHLDGGINRPPWERKVSAHLFARARKVAQELGQDELKPIMVGGGSDGNFTAALGTPTLDGLGTVGGGSHAVDEHARIDSILPRIDLTAGLVVDLLTSDR; encoded by the coding sequence ATGTCTGCTCACCCGAATTTAACCACGACCGCTGATCTAGAGCTTTTTATTCACCAGTTCCACCAAACGGTGGAAACTGAGTCCCCTTCAAACGACAAGGCCGCACTTCACCGTTCTGCTCGCCTGTTCGATGCACTAGGCGAGGGCCTGATGGGCGAAGCCGCGCACATGGAAGTCATCGACGGCTTCCCTCACCTGGTGTGGCGGTTTGGCAACGGTCCCCGGCGCGTCGTGCTCGTTGGTCACCACGACACCGTGTGGCCCATGGGCACCATTGACGACATGCCCTTCACCATCTCTGGCGGGATCATTCGTGGGCCCGGTACCGACGACATGAAGGGTGGCGTGCTCATCGCAATGCACGCGCTCAAAAAAGTGAAAGAGCGGCTGGGCACTCTGGACGGCGTCACGCTTCTCATCACCGGTGACGAAGAGCTGGGCTCCCTGACCTCCCGGGACCTCATCGAACGCGAATCCGCTCACGCGCGCGCATCACTGGTTTTTGAATCCGGTGGGCCCAACGGTGAAGTCAAGGTGGCCCGTAAGGGTGTGGCGATTTACCACCTCAACGTCACTGGACGCGCCGCCCACGCGGGTGTTGAACCAGAAAAAGGCATCAACGCCACCACCGAAATCGCATCGCAGGTCGTCAAGATCGCCGGACTCAACAACCCAGAAGCCGGCACCTCGGTGGTCCCTTCTTTCATGCAATCCGGAACCACCACCAACACGGTGCCCGCAAAGGCGACTTTGTCGATTGACTCACGAGCCACCTCGGCGCGCGAACAACAACGCGTAGACAAGGCACTACGCAGGCTGCGCCCCGTCATCCCCGGCGCACAGCTCCACCTCGACGGTGGGATCAACCGCCCACCGTGGGAACGCAAGGTGTCCGCGCACCTGTTTGCGCGAGCCCGCAAAGTGGCCCAAGAGCTGGGGCAGGACGAGCTCAAACCCATCATGGTGGGCGGCGGTTCCGACGGGAACTTCACGGCCGCGCTGGGCACGCCCACCCTGGACGGTTTGGGCACTGTGGGTGGCGGATCGCACGCGGTGGACGAGCACGCGCGCATCGATTCGATTCTGCCGCGCATCGACCTCACTGCCGGACTGGTGGTGGACCTGCTGACTAGCGACCGGTAG
- a CDS encoding DUF4178 domain-containing protein, translating to MKFFLLFILIALIIGSVIYIVTTMRKARRREETEETYGATERTPRDPFATEQDTTGDPFKIRAGDMLQFGDDKYFVRGSIHFSEGVYTWHEHFFQADANATRRWLSVEADPDLQMALWQDAPGLSAQAGAAVVTYNDKQFRLDESGQANFTTEGTTGLPQSGVAQYADYESDDGTLLSFEKFGNGEWEVSIGRPLPRGSFTIYPGS from the coding sequence ATGAAATTTTTCTTGCTCTTTATCCTCATTGCGCTCATCATCGGTTCAGTGATTTACATTGTCACCACCATGAGAAAAGCCCGGCGCCGCGAGGAAACAGAGGAAACATACGGGGCGACTGAACGGACACCTCGGGACCCTTTTGCCACCGAGCAAGACACAACCGGCGACCCCTTCAAAATCCGGGCCGGGGACATGCTCCAGTTTGGTGACGACAAGTATTTTGTGCGCGGTTCCATCCACTTCTCTGAGGGTGTGTACACGTGGCACGAGCACTTCTTTCAGGCGGATGCGAACGCTACGCGGCGGTGGCTGTCGGTCGAAGCCGACCCCGATCTTCAGATGGCACTGTGGCAGGATGCGCCTGGTTTGAGTGCTCAAGCGGGCGCCGCAGTGGTGACGTACAACGATAAGCAGTTCCGGTTGGACGAATCGGGGCAGGCGAATTTCACAACAGAAGGCACCACGGGTCTGCCACAATCCGGAGTTGCGCAGTATGCCGACTATGAGTCGGACGACGGGACACTCTTGAGCTTTGAAAAGTTTGGCAACGGGGAATGGGAAGTGAGCATTGGCCGGCCGTTGCCACGCGGAAGCTTCACCATTTACCCGGGGTCCTGA